Proteins from a genomic interval of Onychostoma macrolepis isolate SWU-2019 chromosome 17, ASM1243209v1, whole genome shotgun sequence:
- the eva1a gene encoding protein eva-1 homolog A isoform X2: protein MYQHTPDHPERAALYFVCGVCLGLVLTLIALVVQISCRTDCKTQQAPKKTGKTAESTSDTSDSDSDWDNSSDLSARRHRRFERTLGNVFTSAEELERAQRLEERERIIREIWMNGQPDMPATRSLNRYY from the coding sequence CGGGCGGCACTGTATTTTGTGTGTGGAGTGTGTTTGGGACTGGTTCTCACTCTCATCGCGTTAGTGGTGCAGATCTCCTGTCGAACCGACTGCAAAACGCAACAAGCGCCCAAGAAAACCGGCAAGACCGCGGAGAGCACCAGCGACACGAGCGACAGCGACTCGGACTGGGACAATAGCTCCGACCTGTCGGCACGCCGCCACCGGCGCTTTGAACGGACGCTCGGTAACGTGTTCACCTCGGCGGAGGAGCTGGAGCGCGCGCAGCGACTAGAGGAGCGCGAGCGGATTATACGGGAGATCTGGATGAACGGACAGCCGGACATGCCGGCCACGCGCAGCCTCAACCGCTACTATTGA